tgcttcaAGCCATTTAAGTGACGATAACcatcaagagtaataagcgaatctcgacgcgaaacacgaataccaagtgcctctagatacaaacactcaagcaatgcacttgaactCTTGGATTCACTTTCAATCTCACAAAGACGATGGattaataatggagatgagtgggaggactctggctaagctcataaggttgctatgtcaatgcaaatgattaggagggtgagcttgaaccggccatgggacTAAAATaagagcccccacgaaataggAGCCCCCACGTTATATATAAGCATCTTTCAGATAAATTTATTAGACTACTCTGCCAAAGAAGACAAAATTAAATAAATGAATTTAAATTGATATATGCAAACTCAAGAGACATTAGTGTGCTCGTGTTGAGTGGACGTGCGTGTATACGAATTGATGCTAGATGAAAGGGCATTCAAAAAAAACTCAAGAGACATGAATTAAAACTAAAAATATCTGCTATGCTAGTGATAGCGATACAATTTATGACAAGTATGTGACATAGGATGACTGGTGTTAATTATTTTCCCACACGACATGCAACTTGCACGAGGGGATCTACGTACTCAAGTTTTACTTAGAGAACAAACGGCTAAAAAAATAGAGAGGCCCAAGAACATACTCCGTCATAGCAGCATAGGAGTAGTTCTGTATATGTTGTTTGGAATCTAAATGAAAACTACGCAGATCCTACATAAACAACTTGATCAAGTGACCGATTTACAACAGCTAGATAGCCAGCCGATTGATTAGTCACTGACGTACTGCAGGATCTATGTAGTTTTCTTTAGGAGACAGCGCGCGCTGTAATCACACCACACTCCTTGCTTGACGGGATTAGCTTGAGCTGGATCACTTGGACACACTAGCTAGAAGCCTAGAACGGGTAATCCATGGGGGGTGCATCAAGCAAGCTGGCGCTCTGGACATGGTGGAAGTGGCTGTCGTCGTCGAACAGCCACGACTCGATCGCCGACAGCGGCATCTGCTGGGACGGCGGCACGGCCGGCTTCGTCTCGTACTCGAAGACGACAGGCCCACCAGCGGCAGGCGCGACGGCGGCGCCACCGTACGACACCTCCGACGCGTCCGAGGATCCGGTGGACGCGCTCTCGGCGCCGCCGGGCGTGCCCGGACTCCCGCCACGGGCGCCCTTGCGGCCGGCCCAGCCGTCCAGCATCCGCGAGATGTTCTCCGTGGTCAGGACGTACggccccgcggcggcggcggcggtaggcGCCGACGGGGAGCACTGCGACGCGCCCGACGAGCTCGACGCCGGGCTGTCGCCGCCATCGTCGCCCatgcccgcgcccacgcccacaACCGCGCCGGGCGCGTCGACGGCGGCCTGCAGCTGCGTCGGCTTGAGGTCGTCGAGAGGGGTGAGGGCCTCGCGAAGCGCGCGGCGCGCTAGGTTGATGTCCGTCTGCAGCCTCCTCTCCCACTGCCCCTTGGACGACGACGGCGGCCTGTGCGCCGGCGGCTTGGCcgccccgtcgccgccgccgctctgcAGCTTGCGCTTGAGGTGCGTGTTCCAGTAGTTCTTGATGTCGTTGTCCGTCCGCTCCGGCAGGTACGACGCGATGGCCGCCCACCTACACCACACCATGCGTTGCCGTCAATAACACCATCCATGTGCGGCCACACTCCTTGTCAGCTGTAACACCATGTGCGAATGAATAAATCTCCGTCCGTACCTGTTGCCGAGGAGAGCCTGGAGGTGGATGATGAGCTTCTCCTCCTGTTCGGTGAAGTTGCCGCGCTTGATGCCCGGCCGGAGGTAGTTGGTCCACCGCAGCCGGCAGCTCTTGCTGCACCGCATCAGCCCTGCGCGCAAGAATCCGGCCGCCACCGATCAGCTCTCTCTAGCTCGCTCGAATAACACTATACTAATAATGGAATGAAGTGTGTGATGGTCTGATGGATGAGATCATCTAGCACGACATACCAGTTCTGGCCGGGACGGCGCGCCAGTTGCCGGGTCCGTGCTCCTGGATGTAGGAGACGAGGACGAGGTCCTCCTCCGGCGTCCAGGGGCCCTTCTTGACGCCCTCCTTGTCGCAGCACGGCGGCCTCACCATGCTGGTGACGAGCAAAAACAACTGGCTTTCACCTTCGCGTTAGCTTGCGGGTGATTGCTAGCTTGCTCGTGTGTGATTGATGTGAGTGAACTGTGGTGGTGGGCAACAAGCCAACAACGCACAAAAAGGCTACAGCTGCTAGCCACCGGCGCCGTACAAGAACAAGAGCGGGACCGTCAGATCACCAGAGCTCTCTCTCTGATGATCCGTGTCTTGTTGCGAGCAACCGAGCTACTACTCCTAGAAGAAGCCAGCGCGAGCGTGTTGGTAGATGGGTACTTGGTGTGGTGGCTTGAGGACAAGGGTCCAAGGGGGTGAGGCGTAGGCGTGTATATATAACggtggccgccgcggccgcccgGCCGGCCAAAGCCCGAAGCACAGCGCTGACCTTGGGGCTGTCGGCTATGGCTAACCAGGTACCgttccacttcattttgcaaaaaaaaaatttaagatTTTCCAtcgcatcgaatctttagacaagcattaaatataaataaaaaataaaactaattacatagtttaggcgaaattcacgagacgaatctttcaagactaattagattatgattgaacattaattactaaataacaacaaaagtgctacagtatcattttctaaaaaatttCGCGAGCTAAACAAGGCCCAATGCAACCGGGCCGGCGAGGATGTCTAGACAGCTAGGGTACTAGCCGCAGTAAAGGTTGTATagctcaggccttgtttagattacaagttttttcactcttctCTCATTACAtataaatctttggacacatgcatggagtattaaatatagataaaaaaataactaattacacaatttgattAGTAAATTACTGAGACTAATCTTTTGAGCTTAggtaggccatgattggacaataattagttaaatacaaatgaaaggcactacagtgccaaatactgattcctaacctcaatctaaatcaaggccttcacttttttttttgaacttatgTATAGCTCACTTGAAGAGTCAAATGTAGAGAGAGAAGATGAGAGTGTAGACTGCAGAGAGAAAATGCGATGAGGAGTACTCGTGTAGTAGTGTGCATTGTGCATTTACTCCTGGCTCGTGGCAAAGTCAGCCTGGTGGTGGGGAGGTACACCACAGCACAGCACAGTGCAGTGAGCAGTGGCCGCCCGGGCCTTGCCTGGCTGCCGCTAGCTATTGCCCGCCCGGCTCGCCTCGCCTTTGCCCTCGCGTCGCGATAGCCGCGTTGCATTAAACGCGCCGGGTGCGCGTGGCCGCATATGGCGTGTTGCAACGCACTTGGTTTCCATCCCGTTGGCCGTATGCGATCCCCGATCGGGGCCCGGCCCGGCTGCCGTGcaccgctgccgctgctgctcgcTCTCCGCCTCTCTCCCGACTCTCCCCGGGCGGCCGGGCCCGTGGATTCAATGCGAGCTCCACCGGCAGCAGCAATCTCATGTGCGTGCCCCTTCAATTTCCACACACCCCTGGTGGCCAAACAAATTGCTGGGGCCGCCGAACCTCTGCACTGCGTGGGTACTCGCGGTGGTATCCAGACGAGAGACGACCCAGTCAAGGAATCGCTATTAGGGCGGTCTCAATAAAAGAAAACTAGTAAtttatataatataaaatacCACACTAAAAAAAGTACTGTTTTCGAATCCTATGAttttatgagtaataattattttttctttctctctcttaactctatcttcttcctccaatgaaagTACGGCACGAGCCCcttagaaactggtggtttctcctcaatggtgatttcatggtttcttggtgcattgggttaagagaagacctgatttcttcatgaggaaactATTTCtaagatttttgctctctttcttcattaattacgttatCATGTTAGCATTGTCTACGTAACAAATCATTTAATGAGGACaaaaaccatcatcaatacactGTTAGAACTGTCCTTGCTACCGCAGACTACTTGTTGATGCAGTGACGTTTTGGTCATCCACGCTCACGACACGACGACTCATCAGGTGCAGATGCATGTGGCTGGGAGTTTCAGTACCGGTTTTCAACACACTCTATTTTGTAAACAGTATATAGAGTTCCGTCACTTTGAAACTCTCTCTGCTCATATTAAACTCTTAGTCATGTCAGTATATTTAATATCTTGGCTATCCTTTTAAAACTTCCTCTACTCCGATAAATCTCTCTCTTTATTAGTATAATAATGTTATGTCAACATATTTAATATCTATTCGTGAAACCCCTGTTGAGATGGGCTAATCGAACACTTTGATGAAGTGCTTGCTGTTCTGGTGCTAATGGCAAAGCCAGCGGAGGGGCTACGGAGAATTGGAGATGTTGATCTCCTCCTTCAACCTCCTTGCCTTTGCCTCTTTTTTCCCCATTCTGCTTCTTCTTCCCTCTCCCGTACTGCTCCTCTGCCTTCTCCCCGCAAGGCACTGTACACTGTAGGCTGGCAGGTAGAGAGTCAGATAGGCACAAGAGACAAGAGGAAATCACTCGCAGTCCTCCGGTCCTCCCCTGGTGTTTTGTTTTTGATTGATGATCGATCAGTCATCCATCGGTGACATTTTAGCCATCGACATTGAATAGTCTAGGTGCATGCATGAGCAAGCCATTGCCACGTTCCCTTGGCTTAAAAGTCAtactgaaaatactgttgactaatttgttttgagaaaaaaataatattcattgactaaaaaatacgacttataagcgaAATAAGAGAGCGTCGCACCTTGGCAAAAGACCCGTAACTTAACTACGTACATATACGGAGCGTCACTCGTCTTTACTTGGATTCTTGTTTTGGCTTGGTGCACTTACACCGAGTCTTGGCACAAGTTCTTttatttgactttttttttattgCAAGTTCTTTTATTTGACTTGGTATGCTACTTGTGCTCTCTTATCATAGTTCACGACAGATTCCATTTTGCGAATTCAAACAGCATTTTCTGTGTAAGTATAGCAGGGCCTCGTCTGGATCCTCGGGCTAAAAATACTTGTGTTAGCTGACTTATCGGTGAGAGCATCTTCAAAAGATTAGCTAAAAAGACCGTCGAATTTACTGATTTAGCTACTCTCTAAAatagatttgacaaaaaaaataCTAGAGTACTCCTACGTTGTAAAGCTAAGAAGCTAGATGGATAATGAGATAGGTTATTCAAAATTAGAGAGCGAATGAGGTGGGATATATAACTACTAAATTTAGAGAGTCATTTACAAAGTATGTTGGAAACGTTTTTCCTTTAATAATAACCAAATTTAcctttagaaaatgatttaagctaatctcttgaagatgctctaaggCACTAGCTAGACTACAAGTTTACCTACTCTGTCTGTCTAGGAATGCAATTTGCATTTTAGCAAGAAAAAAATCATACAAAGTAGATTTTAACGTTTACTCTGTCCTaacaaagaatgcaattctacaCTAATACTAAGCCAAATGATATGAAGTTTGACAAAATTTTGGAGAAAGAGGTGGTAATTTGTCTAACAATATGTCATCGGTCGCTAAAAAATAAACACCATCCAGATGTGGTTTAAATATAAACATGTCAATGCAAGTTCTGTACGCTAAACTTGCATGTAATTTGACTAATTAATGTAAAAGAATTATAATTTTTGCTTTTTTCCATGATAAAAATATGTCTTATATTACTAGAAATTATTAGTTAGCTGAGGTCCAAACAGAACATGTGAGTGTTTAAAATCATGAAAGCTAATCTCTTACGTCAGTCTCTATGAGAGTATTTCATGTGAGTTTCATTCGCATTAAATAGGTTGTTACATAATTATTTTTAATGACATGGACAGCGTAGATGGAAACTTTCTTGGCAAGATTATCAACTATCTTTGAGGCATGACATTAAATGGTATGAAACTATAGAATGGGACTTTATATTGAGAGCGAGTGTTTCTACCAAATTTTATTGTCTTTAAAACAACGTCATGACATTAAATGCTAGAAACTATCCGCTAAAACAGTCCAAAAATAACGAAAGCCATCGTCTCTCCCACCAAATCGTGAATCCAGCTAGAGATGGTACTTATCATACGAGCGGGTCTCATCGGATTGGGAACCTACATGAATGATGGTTGAGTGTTGTGCTAAAATATAATGGGCATCATATATAATCCAAGAATCCGGGATCCATCTTCTATCAACATTCTCTTAAAATTTTAATATTTCAAGAAATTGTGTAATTATATATGGTATTTATATCATGTGACTAGATGTGTGATATAGAGATGGTAATTTCGAGCACCATAGGATCAGTGTTTGCTCGACCTGACCCTGTTCTCATCTCGAATGTGAGATAGACGGCTGCTTGGGAGCCGaacggcgtgttcgctggttggctTCTGGGTTGATTTAATTTGGACTGACTGAatgctggtttattatgagaaGAAAATACCGTTGATTGATAgaataaggccatgtttagttgcctcaaatttcagaatttggcactatgcaaaaagaagattctccagtcacatcaaacttgcggtacatgcatagagtactatatgttgacgaaatcaaaaactaattgcacagtttggttgtactttactgagacgaacgttttgagcctaattagtcaacgattggacaattattaccaaataaaaacaaaacgttagtccacgattagacaattattaccaaataaaaacaaaacgctaccgTAGCTACAGTAGAGCAGCAAATTCGGCGGCGCCGATTCGGTGGCCGAACTAAACGCGCTCTAAATCTGGTCGAAACAAACCAGCGAACAGGGTAAAAACCTGGTCGCCGGTTTTTGTCCGCCATCTCTGGCACCACACTGACATTTGggtaagggcctgtttagaatccaaaaaaatttgcgcagtacccatcatatcgaatcttgcggcacatgcatggagtactaaatgtagacgaaaaaaaaactaattacacagttggtcgagaaatctcgagacgaaacttttgaacctaattagtcctataattagacactaattaccaaatacaaacgaaatgctacagtgagccaaaatcaaaaaaaaaattgatctAAACGGGGCCAAGTTTGACGGGCGGGCGCTGCTTCGTCACGTTACGTTCCCCTCGACGCAACGCAACGCAATAAAAGTGGGCTTTCCGGTGCAGCCTACCGACGATCCCTGTGAGCAGGCAGCTAAGCTAGCGTGCAGTACCACAGCCTAGCACTGTGGAGGGCACATGAATAAAGCGGCATGCAGTAGGGCAATGAATGCCTCGTGTTACCTTGGTACTTTAAGCGCCATAGATAGACCAATACGTATACTACTTGTCTCTAGTCTCTACACACACGCAGTTAGTTATTAATGTGGTGCACCAAACCGCAGGCCGGCGCCAGTGCGGTGCGGAGGGAGGAGCAGGAGACCGACGACCGACGATGGATCCACGAAACAGCAGGAGTGTTGGCATAGCACCGGCACATGCGCGAGCCGGCTGCGGCCTGCGGGCTGGCTGGCCAAGCCGTGGGTCAGTAGGTGGGTACTCTAGAAGAAGGAGAGGTCAATGCGCAGGAGTAAAGGCCATGCGACGCCAAGTCAACATGGGGTCCACTGGACAGGAGGAGTACAAGGCTCACTTGATAGCTGTATAGAGCGAGTTTAGTTCCCATCCCaaatccaaaaaagtgctacagtagctatcatatcgaatcttgcgatacatgtatggagcattaaatatagactgaaaaaaaaactaattgcacagtttggttggaaattgcgagacgaacgttttgagcctaattagtccacgattgaacactatttgccacataaaaacgaaagtgctacaatagcccaaATTTCTAAATTTGGGCAAGTAAACACGCTCATAGACGTCCTAGAAGTAGCTTGCTTCTTGGATTGTGTCtcggatttttttttctttattgtgCCTAGAAGTATGTCTCGGATTAAATACCGATAGGATCACAAAAGCACAGAAGGATAGGACGATCGCAAATACTCGGAGTAGTGATTTCCTAGATAATGAAAAAAATCGGCATCAGCCTATTCACAAAAAGAACAGTCCCAGAAAGAATGATGCTATGAGATATATGCTGATCAAATTTTCTCAAGTATGACCAGTTTTacataaaatattagcaacatttatatcgataaataaatttattatgaaaatatattcagttATTCATCTATAGTATTAATTAtgcattataaatattaatattcttttatatataatataattagCCAAtcttaaaaatatttgacttctcgGAACAGAGAGATTATATCAATATCGTGTTGACAAGACTTACATTATAGATGTTATAGTTATCATAAAATAAATTgtaattttaaaattttataaaaaaataaaataaaatataaatagGTATGTACCATTTTCGTCCTCTTTTCATATGATTGTTTAATAGCTTTTCTCTCTTCCGTTGCAATGTTTGCCCGATAAAGGCGCCTTATATTACACTACCGGATTCAGTTTTCTTGCCGAGTGCcttaggcacttggcaaaggccaaTATACACtcaacaaagcctttgccgagtgttatactcGGTAAAGAGCGCTTgataaacagtttatcggcaaaaatctctttgtcgagtgcactttatcggacactcggcaaagaaaagtcgccgtgacggcgagcgctACCGTGacgacggctttgccgagtgtcaaggtcaagcactcggcaaaggtcgccgcttTGCCGAGCACCGTTGattcaaacactcggcaaaggtggccactgtgccgagtgccaccggcaagacactcgacaaagatagcctatttgccgagtgtcctgtcaagacactcggcaaacaggagacctttgccgagtgcctgtcccgtggcactcggcaaagcatgttcccaggtagtcattttgccgagtgtcatggccattgcactcggcaaagtgactgaaaatagtcttgtttatttgttttttatatcccatccaaacaaacagaagatatatataacaaacatcaccaacatcacatatatatcatcaacaacacatatatatcattaacaccacatatatatcacaaacgtcacatatatattacaaacgtcacatgtctcacaatatatcacaaataagttcacaagtaatctaagtgctccatcatctacagcCACAATTACAAATaaaagtaccattaacaaccacaagaatCTTAACCAGATGAccaatgagactgatttggtgaaggattcgctgaagcatgaggatcgttcgatgtcaccgattgattctgcacaaaggagaagagattgcatgtgtgagataagataaatatataccatacatgaataaaactttcatactccactaggtttgaccgtaagcatgaacatacaaactaaaacatttatactcacaggagtagaatagtgaggaggtggaggtggaggtggagcgaatatcGAAGGTGGTAGAACTACACCCGTAGCGCCGCCAAGACTTTGcctgtactgaagaatctccgccatcctccattgctcggcctcccgctcagcctccaccctctccatcttcacctgcatctgctcccgtatcctcctctcttgttccagctgggcctacaatatattcaccccaatgttacaataatacaaaggaaaggtataaaaaaccaatgaacgacgaataaaccaggaataacatcgagtgcctccacccggtggtgtgaagtgtcctaccgAGGTCGTATGGCTGGGCTCGTGCTCGTGCagcttgctcgaatctgggagagactaggagtagcggccgagtcgattacgccgtcgccaatctagtaccacccatgcttcttgcctcctcccacccttatgatgacttctccatcaaggtcctcggtgcacGAATCATACTATGGCCCAtagacctcccttgccatcgatgtgtactcacttaGGTGGTTGTGGACGGTCGTATTGCTGTACGCCTAGGGCCCGTCCTCagggttgtagtcgacgtcggacgtcgccttgcccttgtgggccatagcaaatgccttgaagatggagcaaggctggccaccatgtgacactAACTGTAAGAaaaacagcaagatgattagaaatcatgcagaattgagcgttagaataaataaatgaattcgcgtacccatgtttctgcaTATCCATTGAGGCtatggctgccttgatggtgtgctacacctggcatcatcaaacgccgctccttTAGCATGGTAggcccaccgggtatagtctgccataaatccattcttccaaaaaTGTTCCtccatgaccttcttcgtttgtcttttcctgtttgcacatttactacaggtgaaagctctagtttggttttagttaatcgatgaaaccctaagtgctaacttagtttatcaaagtgattatgagataggtagcactactctaattgatgaagcaatggcgaagatcatgacaatgatgatggcatggtgatgatcaaatgcttaaacttggaaaaagaagaaagagaaaaacaaaaggctcaaggcaaaggtaaaattataggatccattttgtttcggtgatcgagacacttagcgagtgtgatcacatttaggatagatagccgtactattaagaggagtgaaactcatattgaaatgcggttatcaaagtgccactagatgctctaactcattgtatatgcatttaggatctagtggagtgctaacacccttgaaaatgtttgtgaaaatatgctaacacacgtgcacaaggtgatacacttggtggttggcacatttaagcaagggtggag
Above is a genomic segment from Miscanthus floridulus cultivar M001 chromosome 3, ASM1932011v1, whole genome shotgun sequence containing:
- the LOC136547292 gene encoding myb-related protein 306-like, with protein sequence MVRPPCCDKEGVKKGPWTPEEDLVLVSYIQEHGPGNWRAVPARTGLMRCSKSCRLRWTNYLRPGIKRGNFTEQEEKLIIHLQALLGNRWAAIASYLPERTDNDIKNYWNTHLKRKLQSGGGDGAAKPPAHRPPSSSKGQWERRLQTDINLARRALREALTPLDDLKPTQLQAAVDAPGAVVGVGAGMGDDGGDSPASSSSGASQCSPSAPTAAAAAGPYVLTTENISRMLDGWAGRKGARGGSPGTPGGAESASTGSSDASEVSYGGAAVAPAAGGPVVFEYETKPAVPPSQQMPLSAIESWLFDDDSHFHHVQSASLLDAPPMDYPF